One Myxococcota bacterium DNA segment encodes these proteins:
- a CDS encoding TonB family protein produces MFDSYFLNQAAYLNTAKKPIGLSVLVHAFVAVVVIAAPLAVIRELPMPTSVLAVFESLPPPPPPPPGGSEQVKKEEVKPKEPDTLKEPDDAPKEMPKPDQTPPNPAGVEGGVEGGVEGGVVGGSLSATVLVKAQQRLSGQMPVFPAEAKAQGLMATIAARICISALGDVTSVKILRGSPAFDAAVQKALMTWKYQPYIAGSTAVPACFPVYFNFNLKE; encoded by the coding sequence ATGTTTGACTCCTATTTTTTGAATCAGGCAGCCTATCTGAACACAGCTAAAAAGCCCATCGGTCTATCGGTCCTAGTTCACGCATTTGTTGCCGTCGTCGTTATTGCTGCGCCCTTAGCGGTTATTCGCGAACTTCCAATGCCAACGTCCGTCCTGGCTGTTTTTGAATCGCTTCCACCGCCACCGCCCCCACCGCCCGGCGGCAGCGAGCAAGTAAAGAAAGAAGAAGTAAAGCCCAAAGAACCAGACACCCTCAAAGAACCTGATGACGCCCCAAAAGAAATGCCCAAACCAGACCAAACGCCCCCAAATCCAGCTGGCGTCGAAGGCGGTGTTGAGGGCGGCGTAGAAGGCGGGGTGGTCGGCGGCTCATTATCTGCAACTGTCCTAGTAAAGGCGCAACAGCGCCTATCCGGTCAAATGCCAGTCTTTCCAGCAGAAGCCAAAGCCCAAGGTCTGATGGCAACCATCGCGGCCAGAATTTGCATTTCTGCTCTAGGGGATGTCACCAGTGTGAAAATCCTCCGCGGCTCGCCAGCCTTTGACGCTGCCGTCCAAAAAGCGCTCATGACATGGAAATATCAACCTTACATTGCCGGCAGCACCGCAGTTCCTGCTTGTTTCCCAGTGTATTTCAACTTCAACCTGAAGGAGTAA
- a CDS encoding MotA/TolQ/ExbB proton channel family protein, with amino-acid sequence MELNIIDMWHAMGMSARLVVFVLLFMSIYVVGVSFERWRFFNKGKKSDNLLVTRLRELLQRDGAASLNSTRELAKTHQDSSLSPVVDAASEAFLKKSNQIEALDLVVGINRAVERAIERQTNVLKKGLGGLATIASTAPFVGLFGTVLGIINAFHSMSQTGSGGLATVSAGISEALVVTAFGLLVAIPSVALYNYFTGLADKLVVDMDEVASEMVEAVVLDNRKA; translated from the coding sequence ATGGAACTTAATATCATTGATATGTGGCATGCGATGGGCATGTCAGCCCGGCTCGTCGTATTCGTGCTACTGTTTATGTCTATCTATGTGGTCGGCGTCAGCTTTGAGCGATGGCGATTTTTCAATAAGGGCAAGAAGTCCGATAATCTCTTGGTCACCAGACTTCGAGAACTGCTCCAAAGGGATGGCGCTGCTTCGCTCAACTCAACTAGAGAGCTCGCGAAGACACATCAAGACAGCTCACTGTCCCCAGTCGTTGACGCTGCCTCTGAAGCATTTCTCAAAAAATCAAATCAGATCGAAGCCTTAGATTTAGTCGTTGGGATCAACCGAGCCGTAGAGCGAGCCATTGAAAGACAAACCAACGTCCTCAAAAAGGGTCTAGGCGGCCTGGCCACCATTGCCTCCACAGCGCCTTTCGTCGGCTTATTCGGCACCGTGCTTGGAATTATCAACGCGTTTCACTCCATGTCCCAAACAGGATCCGGAGGTCTAGCCACTGTCAGTGCAGGGATTTCAGAAGCCTTGGTTGTTACCGCGTTCGGACTTCTGGTAGCGATACCATCTGTCGCGCTCTACAACTACTTCACTGGCCTTGCCGACAAGTTGGTTGTGGATATGGACGAAGTGGCATCAGAAATGGTCGAAGCAGTCGTTTTAGACAACAGAAAGGCATAA
- a CDS encoding biopolymer transporter ExbD, translated as MNGPILRRLEMLNTASRTNRLKSFKSSGADASINITPLVDVVLVLLIIFMVVTPMINDGLELPFAANPERVNGRLDDVKIVMKKSGEIKIGDNIVPLDQVAETITKELSKNPGRAVYLSADKALQFVKIRELLGTLRDQGVSQAGLVSTITPEES; from the coding sequence ATGAACGGTCCAATCCTGCGCAGGCTCGAAATGCTCAACACGGCGTCTAGAACGAACCGCCTCAAAAGCTTTAAGAGCTCAGGCGCAGACGCCAGCATCAACATCACGCCCTTGGTTGATGTGGTGCTGGTGTTGCTCATCATCTTCATGGTCGTTACGCCCATGATCAATGATGGCTTGGAATTACCCTTCGCTGCTAATCCGGAAAGGGTAAACGGCAGATTAGACGATGTCAAAATCGTCATGAAAAAATCCGGCGAGATCAAGATCGGCGATAACATCGTTCCGTTAGACCAAGTCGCTGAAACCATCACCAAAGAGCTGTCTAAAAATCCCGGCAGAGCCGTTTATCTCTCCGCAGATAAAGCGCTGCAATTCGTCAAAATCCGCGAACTTTTAGGCACACTAAGAGATCAAGGCGTCTCCCAAGCCGGCCTGGTCAGCACCATCACCCCTGAGGAGTCATAG
- a CDS encoding biopolymer transporter ExbD: protein MGANVGGKKGAAKAEINITPLVDVVLVLLIIFMVVSPGDSTYLANAIPKPAQLDDSQVIANDQMVLELFADGSARLNQKEIQHKDFTQTLKETFATRSDKKLFVSAEDEVPYGEVVGWMGMAKSAGAVLMALKLTPVS, encoded by the coding sequence ATGGGCGCAAACGTAGGTGGCAAAAAAGGCGCGGCGAAAGCTGAAATCAACATCACGCCATTGGTAGACGTCGTGCTGGTCCTTCTCATCATCTTCATGGTGGTAAGCCCAGGCGATTCGACTTACTTAGCCAACGCCATACCCAAACCGGCGCAACTAGACGACAGTCAAGTGATCGCGAACGATCAAATGGTCTTAGAGTTATTTGCGGATGGCAGCGCTAGATTGAACCAAAAAGAGATCCAGCACAAAGATTTCACGCAAACACTGAAAGAAACCTTCGCCACCAGAAGCGATAAAAAGCTATTCGTGTCGGCTGAAGACGAAGTCCCCTACGGCGAAGTGGTAGGCTGGATGGGCATGGCCAAAAGCGCTGGCGCCGTCTTAATGGCCCTAAAACTAACCCCGGTGTCGTAA
- a CDS encoding dihydrodipicolinate reductase C-terminal domain-containing protein: MKLFIFGTKGRMSLAISELAETHADIEVSKQPTQGCAIIDFTSSDAFETHIKTALELSCPYMVGTTGLSPDHFQMMEEVAQKIPVLWASNTSLGANLLFELMKIASTTLAHFPIAINDVHHKHKKDAPSGTALTLQQAAGRPCDISSYRVEDAVGIHEIVFTGAHESIALRHEVTDRKVFAEGAILASRFLSEQKPGLYTMQDVLGLKQ, from the coding sequence ATGAAATTATTTATTTTTGGAACCAAAGGCCGCATGAGTCTTGCCATTTCAGAACTGGCAGAAACCCATGCAGATATCGAAGTATCAAAACAACCCACCCAAGGTTGCGCCATCATCGATTTTACGTCATCAGACGCTTTTGAAACGCACATCAAAACGGCTTTAGAGCTAAGTTGCCCCTACATGGTCGGCACTACTGGCCTAAGTCCTGACCACTTCCAAATGATGGAAGAAGTAGCTCAAAAAATACCAGTCCTGTGGGCATCAAACACCTCTCTCGGCGCAAATTTGCTTTTTGAGTTAATGAAAATCGCTTCAACAACGCTCGCGCATTTCCCAATCGCTATAAACGACGTTCATCATAAGCATAAAAAAGATGCGCCCAGCGGCACTGCGTTAACCCTACAGCAAGCTGCAGGCCGTCCTTGCGACATCAGCAGCTACCGCGTCGAAGATGCCGTCGGCATCCATGAGATCGTCTTCACCGGCGCCCACGAAAGCATTGCCTTGAGGCACGAAGTCACCGATAGAAAAGTGTTTGCCGAAGGTGCTATCTTAGCCTCAAGATTTTTAAGTGAGCAAAAGCCTGGTTTATATACAATGCAAGACGTGTTAGGACTTAAACAATGA
- a CDS encoding methylmalonyl-CoA mutase family protein, translated as MIPIRFVTATSLFDGHDAAIHIMRRILQSEGAEVIHLGHNRSAEEVVRAAIQEDAQGIAISSYQGGHIEYFTYLLELLKKYDAEHIKVFGGGGGVISPEEIELLHQRGVSKIFSPDDGLKLGLVGMIRWMLDVCKPITTHQSKTYRPAQIAQTITGIENGNAAPASQAKGAPTLGITGTGGAGKSSLIDEILLRYLREFPGHQVAVLSIDPTKKRTGGALLGDRIRMNSAANERIFVRSMATRRANLSTHAAAKPVLDYLATCGDFNLVILETAGIGQSDSEIIELVDRSIYVMTPEFGAPSQLEKIDMLDFADFVVINKFDKRGALDAIRDVRKAYQRNRSRFEDKPEHMPVFGTCAHHFNDPGTNRLFNALFGTHLTEGEPENHNLIPIARAHYLGEIATTVRSYHAQTELLSEQTQRPEVAKALNDFDARAKEYQQETQTYEIRGRKVPVTNHTLSLSQLPIAKVSVPNLKSAMDRFRFIRRENLPGYFPFTAGVFPFKRQNEDPARLFAGEGIAERTNKRFHYLCGEQPAHRLSTAFDSVTLYGEDADLRPDIFGKIGNAGVSVCTLDDAKRLYSGFDLASPTTSVSMTINGPAPTILAFFLNAAIDAACERKLKQEGKWPDTQTKITAWFASRGINQPSYRSDELPAGHDGTGLGFLGLSAKEVLDPDFYQRIKQEVLQNIRGTVQADILKEDQAQNTCIFSTEFAMRMMGDVQAYFTENKIRNFYSVSISGYHIAEAGANPITQLAFTLANGFTLVEYYRARGLNINDFAPNLSFFFSNGLDPEYAVIGRVARRIWAIAMKEVYGADERSQKLKYHIQTSGRSLHAQEIAFNDIRTTLQALYAINDNCNSLHTNAYDEAITTPTEESVRRALAIQLIINRELGLTKNENSLQGSFFIEELTDQVEEAVLQAFDALDHRGGVLGAMETMYQRSKIQEESLDYEHKKHSGELPIIGVNTFLGREKANHAKQELIRSSDSEKKTQVDQVRWYHEHFAPEREAALQKIQQAALSGANLFEQLVENCSRCTLGDITRALYQVGGAYRRNM; from the coding sequence GTGATCCCCATTCGATTTGTGACCGCGACGTCATTATTCGACGGCCATGATGCTGCCATCCACATCATGCGTCGAATTCTGCAAAGCGAAGGTGCTGAAGTTATTCACCTGGGTCACAATCGAAGCGCTGAAGAAGTTGTCAGAGCTGCCATTCAAGAAGATGCTCAAGGGATCGCCATTTCCAGTTACCAAGGCGGTCACATTGAGTATTTCACCTATTTGCTCGAATTGCTCAAAAAATACGATGCCGAGCACATCAAAGTTTTTGGCGGCGGCGGCGGCGTTATTTCGCCTGAAGAAATTGAACTCTTGCATCAGCGCGGCGTATCAAAAATATTTTCCCCAGACGACGGCCTCAAACTTGGGCTCGTCGGCATGATTCGATGGATGCTGGATGTCTGTAAGCCTATCACCACGCATCAATCCAAAACCTACCGCCCTGCACAAATCGCTCAAACCATCACGGGCATTGAAAACGGCAACGCAGCGCCCGCTTCACAAGCCAAAGGCGCCCCAACGCTAGGCATCACCGGCACAGGCGGCGCAGGCAAAAGCTCATTAATCGACGAAATCTTACTGCGCTATCTGCGCGAGTTTCCAGGCCACCAAGTGGCCGTCCTCAGCATCGACCCCACCAAAAAGCGCACCGGTGGCGCCCTGCTGGGCGATCGCATCCGCATGAACTCTGCTGCCAACGAGCGTATATTCGTTCGCTCCATGGCCACTCGGCGCGCCAATCTCAGTACACATGCAGCCGCCAAGCCTGTGCTTGATTACCTGGCAACTTGCGGCGATTTCAATCTAGTCATTCTTGAAACCGCAGGCATCGGCCAAAGCGACAGCGAAATTATCGAGCTGGTAGACCGATCCATCTACGTCATGACGCCTGAATTCGGGGCGCCCTCCCAACTCGAAAAAATCGACATGCTCGATTTTGCGGATTTCGTCGTCATCAATAAATTCGATAAACGCGGCGCCCTAGACGCCATAAGAGACGTCCGAAAAGCATACCAACGCAACCGCTCGCGCTTTGAAGACAAACCCGAGCACATGCCCGTATTCGGAACCTGCGCGCACCATTTCAACGACCCTGGCACCAACCGACTATTCAACGCGCTTTTCGGAACGCATCTCACCGAAGGCGAGCCTGAAAATCACAACCTCATCCCAATCGCTCGAGCACACTACCTAGGCGAGATCGCCACAACAGTGCGCTCTTACCACGCGCAAACTGAACTACTCAGCGAACAAACACAGCGCCCCGAAGTGGCAAAAGCATTAAACGATTTTGACGCCAGAGCGAAAGAATACCAACAAGAAACGCAAACTTATGAAATTCGAGGACGAAAGGTCCCAGTCACCAACCACACCCTCTCCTTAAGCCAACTACCGATCGCAAAAGTATCCGTGCCCAATCTCAAAAGCGCCATGGATCGTTTCAGATTTATCCGCCGAGAAAACTTGCCAGGCTATTTTCCCTTCACCGCCGGCGTGTTTCCTTTCAAACGCCAAAACGAAGACCCAGCGCGTTTATTTGCCGGCGAAGGCATCGCCGAAAGAACCAACAAACGTTTTCATTACCTCTGCGGCGAACAACCAGCTCATAGGTTGTCCACGGCTTTTGATTCGGTCACACTCTACGGCGAAGATGCCGATTTAAGACCCGATATTTTCGGAAAAATAGGCAATGCCGGTGTTTCTGTTTGCACATTGGATGACGCCAAGCGCCTCTATTCAGGCTTCGATTTAGCCTCGCCAACAACGTCGGTCTCGATGACCATCAACGGCCCAGCACCTACCATTTTGGCCTTTTTCTTAAACGCCGCCATAGACGCAGCATGTGAACGTAAATTAAAGCAAGAAGGCAAATGGCCCGATACCCAGACAAAAATCACCGCCTGGTTTGCCAGCCGCGGTATCAACCAGCCCTCATATCGTTCAGACGAACTGCCCGCAGGCCATGACGGCACCGGCTTAGGTTTTTTGGGACTCTCCGCCAAAGAAGTCCTCGATCCTGATTTCTATCAGCGCATAAAGCAAGAAGTCCTGCAAAACATTCGCGGCACGGTTCAGGCAGATATCTTAAAAGAAGACCAAGCCCAAAACACCTGCATCTTCTCAACCGAGTTCGCAATGCGCATGATGGGCGATGTTCAAGCCTATTTCACCGAAAATAAGATTCGCAACTTTTACAGCGTCAGCATCAGCGGCTATCATATTGCCGAGGCAGGTGCCAATCCGATTACCCAATTGGCATTCACCCTAGCTAACGGCTTTACTTTGGTCGAATACTATCGAGCTCGCGGCCTTAACATTAACGACTTCGCTCCAAACTTAAGCTTCTTCTTCTCCAACGGCCTCGATCCCGAATACGCCGTCATCGGGCGCGTCGCCAGGCGCATCTGGGCCATTGCCATGAAAGAGGTTTACGGCGCAGACGAGCGCAGCCAAAAGCTCAAATACCACATTCAAACTTCCGGCCGCTCCTTGCATGCGCAAGAGATCGCCTTCAATGACATTCGTACCACCTTGCAGGCGCTATATGCCATCAATGACAACTGCAATTCACTGCATACCAACGCCTATGATGAAGCTATCACCACTCCGACCGAGGAATCGGTGCGCAGGGCTTTGGCCATCCAGTTAATTATTAATCGAGAACTCGGACTTACTAAAAACGAAAATTCACTTCAAGGCAGCTTCTTCATCGAAGAACTAACCGACCAAGTAGAAGAGGCCGTTTTACAAGCTTTTGATGCCCTCGATCATCGCGGTGGTGTTTTGGGCGCGATGGAAACGATGTATCAGCGCAGTAAAATCCAAGAAGAAAGTCTGGATTACGAGCATAAAAAGCACTCCGGCGAGCTGCCAATCATAGGCGTTAATACTTTCCTCGGGCGCGAAAAGGCCAACCACGCCAAACAAGAGCTCATCCGCTCCAGCGATTCCGAGAAGAAAACCCAAGTCGACCAAGTTCGTTGGTATCACGAACATTTTGCACCCGAACGAGAAGCCGCCTTGCAAAAAATTCAGCAAGCCGCGCTTTCAGGCGCCAATTTGTTTGAACAACTGGTAGAAAACTGCAGCCGTTGCACTCTGGGAGATATTACCAGAGCGTTGTATCAAGTCGGTGGCGCTTACCGACGTAATATGTGA
- the pncB gene encoding nicotinate phosphoribosyltransferase, with product MNTDFYQLTMAYAHWKRGNAKQLASFQLYYRKPPFGGTHAMACGLGSAIDHLNNFKFSADDLDYLRTLQIFEEGFLTYLSTIKFTGDVKAVREGSWVNSKEPMLQITAPILECQILETPLLNIINFQTLIATKAAWVCKAAGDDPVIEFGLRRAQGFDGALSASRASYIGGCAGTSNVAAGKAFGIPIKGTMSHAWVMAFQSEPEAFDAYLEVFPDACIVTVDTYDTVNGVKNAISLGRKLKAIRLDSGDLGTLSFEARHLLDQAGLKQTQIIASGDLDEYKIRALKQKKAPIDVWGVGTRLVTAYEEPALTGVCKLASIQNNDGSWRDCHKTSDDEFKSSLPGLLPMQGNQLIPIFKNGECLYESPSLHDIRAYATKLPT from the coding sequence ATGAACACCGATTTCTACCAACTGACGATGGCCTATGCTCACTGGAAACGCGGTAACGCGAAACAGCTAGCCAGCTTTCAGCTCTACTATCGAAAACCGCCCTTCGGCGGCACCCATGCCATGGCTTGCGGCCTTGGGAGCGCAATCGACCATCTAAACAATTTCAAATTTAGCGCTGACGATCTCGATTACCTCAGAACTCTCCAAATATTCGAAGAAGGTTTTTTGACCTATCTGTCTACGATCAAATTTACCGGTGATGTCAAAGCCGTGCGTGAAGGCTCGTGGGTGAACTCCAAAGAGCCCATGCTGCAAATCACCGCGCCCATCCTAGAATGCCAAATCCTAGAAACGCCTTTGCTCAACATCATAAACTTCCAAACCTTGATTGCCACCAAAGCTGCCTGGGTCTGCAAGGCGGCAGGCGATGATCCTGTGATCGAGTTCGGCCTCAGACGCGCACAAGGTTTCGACGGCGCATTATCGGCCTCAAGAGCTTCCTATATTGGCGGCTGCGCAGGAACTTCAAACGTGGCCGCAGGCAAAGCATTCGGCATTCCCATTAAAGGCACTATGTCACATGCTTGGGTTATGGCGTTTCAATCTGAACCTGAAGCCTTTGATGCCTATCTAGAGGTTTTCCCAGACGCCTGCATCGTGACCGTTGACACCTATGACACCGTAAATGGCGTTAAAAACGCCATTTCTCTAGGCAGAAAATTGAAAGCCATCCGGCTAGACTCCGGCGATCTAGGCACCTTAAGCTTCGAAGCCAGGCACCTATTAGACCAAGCAGGTCTAAAACAAACTCAAATCATCGCCAGCGGCGATTTAGACGAATACAAAATTCGCGCACTGAAGCAGAAAAAAGCCCCCATCGATGTCTGGGGCGTCGGTACTCGTCTGGTGACTGCTTACGAAGAACCAGCACTCACGGGTGTTTGCAAACTCGCATCTATTCAAAACAATGACGGCAGCTGGCGCGATTGTCACAAAACTTCAGACGATGAATTCAAATCTAGCCTGCCAGGACTCCTGCCTATGCAAGGCAATCAACTGATACCTATTTTCAAAAACGGCGAGTGCCTATACGAATCTCCCTCACTTCATGACATCAGAGCCTATGCTACCAAACTCCCCACTTAA
- a CDS encoding nicotinate-nicotinamide nucleotide adenylyltransferase has product MLPNSPLNAKVGILGGSFDPPHLGHTLLALSALATTPIDEVWVMPCAAHAFQKPLTSFEHRIYMCEQAFSQLKNVHIVDIEQKLPTPNFTIATLEEISKLRPDLNLSLVMGSDLMDHFDTWEGADDIRKLAKLNIFDRKALLPGAQSTQIRQAVKQQDFSHLDLKVRAYIQKHNLYA; this is encoded by the coding sequence ATGCTACCAAACTCCCCACTTAATGCCAAAGTAGGCATCCTAGGTGGAAGCTTCGATCCGCCTCACCTGGGGCATACCCTGCTGGCTCTCAGCGCATTGGCAACGACGCCCATCGACGAAGTATGGGTCATGCCCTGCGCCGCGCATGCTTTTCAAAAGCCGCTCACATCTTTTGAGCACCGCATTTACATGTGTGAACAGGCCTTCTCGCAACTCAAAAACGTCCACATCGTGGATATTGAACAGAAACTGCCAACACCCAATTTTACGATCGCAACGCTGGAAGAAATATCTAAGCTAAGACCCGATTTAAACCTATCCTTAGTCATGGGCAGCGATCTAATGGACCACTTCGACACCTGGGAAGGCGCCGATGACATCCGTAAGCTGGCCAAACTAAACATATTCGACCGCAAAGCCTTGCTCCCTGGCGCGCAAAGCACACAAATTCGCCAAGCCGTCAAACAACAAGACTTCAGCCACCTAGACCTTAAAGTCAGGGCTTATATTCAAAAACATAACCTGTACGCGTAA
- a CDS encoding type II toxin-antitoxin system death-on-curing family toxin: MTIEPKFLTLDQVLVLHQMQIELFGGIGGVKDEGLLRSALAQPESGFNGVYFHEELYDMASAYLFHLVKNHAFIDGNKRIAAITAAVFLEVNGLTVIADEKEFEKIVMDAAQSLLTKKQIADFFRKNASIIS, from the coding sequence ATGACCATAGAGCCGAAGTTCTTAACATTAGATCAAGTTCTCGTTTTGCATCAAATGCAGATAGAATTATTTGGTGGAATTGGTGGGGTGAAAGATGAAGGTCTTCTTAGATCTGCATTGGCTCAACCTGAATCCGGGTTTAATGGAGTTTATTTTCATGAAGAATTATATGACATGGCGTCTGCCTATCTTTTTCATTTAGTGAAAAATCATGCTTTTATTGATGGAAACAAACGCATTGCGGCTATTACCGCTGCGGTTTTTTTGGAAGTGAATGGTTTGACGGTGATAGCTGATGAGAAAGAATTTGAGAAGATTGTGATGGATGCCGCTCAAAGTCTTCTGACCAAGAAACAAATTGCTGACTTTTTTCGAAAAAACGCGAGTATTATTTCTTAA
- a CDS encoding prolyl oligopeptidase family serine peptidase, which translates to MNILWRCFQTFFVSMSLFGYPKTEQTNHFDIYHGVQIFDSYRWLEDEHSAQTKAWIKAENDYTQEYLKRIPERGEIRARLVKLSDYVRYGVPFKQAGRYFFRQKSGAQNQGVVSFSNALHGKQRVLLDPNLLSAEGTIALDAYEVSPDGKWFAYGLSKNGSDWQDWRIRQIGTRRDLPDQLSWIKFSGVAWAGDSKGLFYVRYAQTDAKEKLTAANYFSQIFYHRRDTKQSADKLIFEPEQKDWSLFPKVTDDGRYLVIGITRGDDTKNRVYYLDLKNPAAKLVKLIDWFEADYTFIASKGSIFWFKTTQDAPRGRLIAVDINKPAAPAKEVIAQAANAIDQITLVNNQFVVHYFQDAASQVKIFSTTGQLVRQLDIPAFSTVVGFTGESSAKETFYLTTSFTTAPSVYHLDMKNGKSTLFVAPKVDYQPSDFETKQVFYSSKDGTKIPMFLSYKRGLELNGQNPTLLYGYGGFNISIPPSFSPKRILWMQMGGVYASANLRGGSEYGEQWHQTGTKLKKQNVFDDFIAAAEWLIENKYTSPAKLAISGASNGGLLVAACEIQRPDLFGATLPAVGVMDMLRFQKFTTGWAWTNDYGSSDDPEEFKALLAYSPLHNLNEGVSYPATLITTGDHDDRVVPAHSFKFAARMQEVQTGDKPILIRIDTNAGHGAGKPSSKVIDEDTDVLAFLLLELNVIARSVTTRQFIPD; encoded by the coding sequence ATGAATATTCTTTGGCGGTGCTTTCAAACTTTCTTTGTGTCGATGTCATTGTTTGGATATCCGAAGACTGAACAAACAAATCACTTCGATATTTACCATGGCGTTCAAATTTTTGATTCGTACCGCTGGCTTGAGGATGAACACTCGGCTCAGACCAAAGCTTGGATCAAAGCGGAGAACGATTACACGCAGGAATATTTAAAGCGGATTCCAGAACGAGGCGAAATTAGGGCTCGGCTGGTTAAGCTGTCGGATTACGTTCGATATGGCGTGCCATTTAAGCAAGCAGGCAGATATTTCTTTAGGCAAAAAAGCGGAGCTCAAAACCAGGGTGTGGTTTCTTTCTCGAATGCACTGCACGGCAAACAACGCGTACTGCTGGATCCCAATTTGCTTTCCGCAGAGGGCACGATTGCCTTGGATGCCTATGAAGTCAGCCCAGATGGCAAATGGTTTGCTTATGGCTTGTCCAAAAATGGGTCTGATTGGCAAGATTGGCGTATCAGGCAAATTGGTACGCGGCGGGATCTGCCGGATCAACTCTCCTGGATTAAATTTAGCGGCGTGGCTTGGGCTGGGGACTCAAAAGGTCTTTTTTATGTGCGTTATGCGCAGACGGACGCCAAAGAGAAATTGACTGCTGCCAACTATTTTAGCCAGATTTTTTATCATCGTAGAGATACGAAGCAGTCGGCTGATAAGCTGATATTCGAGCCTGAACAGAAAGATTGGAGCCTATTTCCGAAGGTAACCGATGATGGGCGTTATTTGGTCATTGGAATTACACGCGGCGATGACACCAAAAACCGCGTTTACTATTTGGATCTTAAAAATCCAGCCGCTAAGTTGGTTAAATTGATCGATTGGTTTGAAGCCGATTATACTTTTATTGCCAGCAAGGGTTCGATCTTCTGGTTTAAAACCACGCAAGATGCTCCTAGAGGTCGCCTGATTGCCGTTGATATCAATAAGCCAGCTGCGCCTGCTAAAGAAGTAATCGCTCAGGCCGCTAACGCCATTGACCAAATCACGTTGGTTAATAACCAATTTGTTGTTCATTACTTCCAGGATGCTGCTAGCCAGGTGAAGATTTTTTCCACAACAGGCCAACTAGTGAGGCAACTTGATATTCCCGCATTCAGCACCGTTGTCGGTTTCACGGGTGAATCGTCGGCCAAGGAAACTTTCTATTTAACAACTAGTTTTACCACGGCACCCAGTGTTTATCACCTCGATATGAAAAACGGGAAGAGCACGCTGTTTGTAGCACCAAAGGTTGATTATCAGCCAAGTGATTTCGAAACCAAACAGGTGTTTTACAGTAGCAAAGACGGCACCAAGATTCCCATGTTTTTGAGCTACAAACGTGGCTTAGAGTTGAACGGCCAAAATCCAACGCTTCTTTACGGCTACGGCGGCTTTAATATTTCGATCCCACCAAGCTTTTCGCCTAAACGAATCTTGTGGATGCAAATGGGTGGTGTCTATGCTTCTGCGAATTTACGCGGCGGTAGCGAATATGGCGAACAGTGGCATCAAACAGGCACAAAGCTAAAAAAGCAAAACGTCTTCGATGATTTTATCGCCGCTGCCGAATGGCTGATTGAAAACAAATATACTTCTCCAGCAAAACTAGCGATTTCTGGTGCCAGCAACGGCGGCTTGCTTGTGGCAGCCTGCGAGATCCAGCGGCCAGATCTTTTTGGTGCAACGCTACCCGCTGTCGGTGTCATGGATATGCTCAGGTTTCAAAAGTTCACAACCGGTTGGGCTTGGACTAACGATTATGGATCGTCCGATGATCCGGAAGAGTTTAAGGCTCTTTTGGCCTACTCACCGCTGCATAACTTAAACGAAGGGGTGAGCTACCCGGCAACGTTGATCACCACAGGCGATCATGATGACCGCGTGGTGCCAGCGCACAGCTTCAAGTTCGCCGCGCGGATGCAAGAAGTGCAGACAGGTGACAAACCGATCTTGATCCGCATCGATACCAATGCCGGCCATGGCGCGGGCAAACCGTCCAGCAAGGTGATCGATGAAGACACCGACGTACTGGCATTCCTACTCCTTGAGCTAAACGTCATTGCGAGGAGCGTAACGACGCGGCAATTCATCCCCGATTGA